A genomic region of Prionailurus bengalensis isolate Pbe53 chromosome D1, Fcat_Pben_1.1_paternal_pri, whole genome shotgun sequence contains the following coding sequences:
- the LOC122482562 gene encoding olfactory receptor 51V1-like, translating to MSVQPDSKISNSTFFLTGFPGLEREYPWLSIPFSCIYAMVLLGNCLVLHVIRTEPSLHEPMFYFLAMLALTDLCMGLSTVHTVLGILWGISQEIGLDACIAQTFFVHGLSCMESGVLLAMAFDRFTAICNPLRYTSILTNMRIITIGVAILGRSFLFITAPIVRLKFFDYCHPHILSHSFCLHQDLLRLACSDIRFNSFYALALVICTLFLDSVLILISYISILYSVLTIASRDERLKSLKTCVSHICAVLVFYIPIIGLTMVHRFGKHLSPVVHVLMGNIYILFPPLMNPIIYSVKTQQIRSRIQRWFTKQN from the coding sequence ATGTCTGTTCAACCTGATTCCAAAATCAGTAACTCCACCTTTTTCCTTACGGGTTTCCCTGGCCTGGAACGGGAATATCCTTGGctctccattcctttctcctGTATCTATGCTATGGTACTCTTAGGGAATTGCCTGGTGCTGCATGTGATCCGGACGGAGCCCAGCCTACATGAGCCCATGTTCTACTTCCTGGCCATGTTGGCCCTCACTGACCTGTGCATGGGGCTGTCCACAGTGCACACAGTGCTCGGGATCCTGTGGGGGATCAGCCAAGAAATTGGTCTCGATGCCTGCATTGCTCAAACCTTCTTTGTTCATGGTCTATCATGCATGGAGTCTGGAGTCCTTCTTGCCATGGCCTTTGATCGCTTTACTGCCATCTGCAACCCTCTGAGATATACATCCATCCTCACCAATATGAGAATTATCACCATTGGTGTGGCCATTTTAGGGAGGAGTTTCCTGTTCATTACCGCTCCCATTGTCCGCCTAAAGTTCTTCGATTACTGCCATCCtcatatcctctcccattccttcTGCCTGCACCAAGACTTACTTCGGCTTGCCTGCTCCGACATCCGCTTCAACAGCTTCTATGCCTTAGCCCTGGTGATCTGCACACTCTTTTTGGATTCGGTGCTCATTCTCATCTCCTACATCTCGATCCTGTATTCAGTCTTGACTATTGCATCCCGGGACGAGCGGCTCAAGTCCTTGAAGACCTGTGTCTCCCATATCTGTGCTGTTCTGGTTTTCTATATCCCAATTATTGGTTTGACTATGGTGCACCGCTTTGGAAAGCACCTCTCTCCTGTGGTCCACGTCCTCATGGGCAATATCTATATCCTTTTCCCACCCTTGATGAACCCTATCATCTACAGTGTCAAAACCCAACAAATACGTAGCAGGATCCAGAGATGGTTCACTAAACAAAACTGA
- the LOC122484266 gene encoding olfactory receptor 52A1-like, whose product MSVSNITVFRPSVLTLIGIPGLETVQCWIGIPFCVMYLIAMIGNSLLLIIIRSERSLHEPMYIFLGMLGVTDIVLGTSIVPKMLGIFWFHVPEIYFDSCLLQMGLIHTFQGIESGILLAMALDRYVAICYPLRHSAIFTHHLVTQIAAVVTLRAALLVAPSLVLIKCRFQFYHTIIISHCYCEHMAIVKLAAENVRVNKIYGLFVAFTIAGFDLIFITLSYIQVFITVFRLPQKEARLKAFNTCIAHICVFLQLYLLAFFSFFTHRFGAHVPPYIHILFSSLYLLVPPFLNPLVYGAKTTQIRIHLVKMLCSYNVL is encoded by the coding sequence ATGTCCGTTTCCAACATCACAGTCTTCAGGCCTTCTGTGTTGACGCTGATAGGGATCCCAGGCCTAGAGACTGTGCAGTGCTGGATTGGGATTCCATTCTGTGTCATGTATCTCATTGCTATGATTGGAAACTCCTTGCTTCTGATCATCATCAGGTCAGAACGCAGCCTCCATGAGCCCATGTACATTTTTCTAGGCATGCTGGGAGTCACAGATATTGTCCTTGGCACGAGCATTGTGCCCAAGATGCTTGGAATCTTCTGGTTTCATGTGCCAGAGATTTATTTTGATTCTTGCTTGCTTCAAATGGGGCTCATCCACACATTTCAAGGCATAGAGTCAGGCATCCTGTTGGCCATGGCTCTGGACCGTTATGTGGCCATCTGTTATCCACTAAGACATTCTGCCATCTTCACCCACCACCTAGTCACCCAAATAGCAGCTGTGGTAACACTCAGGGCTGCCCTTCTTGTAGCCCCATCTTTAGTACTGATAAAATGCCGGTTTCAGTTTTACCATACAATCATCATCTCCCACTGCTACTGTGAACATATGGCCATTGTGAAACTGGCTGCAGAAAATGTACGAGTCAACAAAATCTATGGCTTGTTTGTGGCATTCACCATTGCAGGGTTTGACCTCATATTCATCACTTTGTCCTACATACAGGTATTTATCACCGTTTTTCGTCTGCCCCAGAAGGAGGCTCGGTTGAAAGCATTCAATACGTGCATCGCTCacatctgtgtctttctccagctttacctccttgccttcttctccttcttcacaCATAGGTTTGGTGCTCATGTTCCCCCTTATATCCACATCCTCTTTTCTAGCCTCTACTTGCTGGTCCCCCCGTTTCTCAATCCACTTGTCTATGGTGCCAAGACCACGCAGATCCGCATTCACCTGGTAAAGATGTTGTGTTCATATAATGTACTGTGA
- the LOC122482563 gene encoding olfactory receptor 52Z1-like: MAPFSYNHTHPQDMWYVLTGIPGLEDSHTWISIPICSMYILAVIGNIFLIFLIVTERRLHEPMYVFLSMLALSDILLSTATAPKMLAIFWFHSMDISFGSCVSQMFFIHFLFVAESAILLAMAFDRYVAICHPLRYTIILTSSATGKIGIAAVVRSFIICFPFIFLVHRLTYCGRNIIPHSYCEHMGIARLACDNISVNIIYGLTVALLSTGLDIVFIIMSYAMILCTVFQIPSWSARFKALNTCGSHICVILMFYAPAFFSFFSHRFGGKTIPQHIHILVANLYVVVPPMLNPIIYGVKTKQIQDRVILLCSPISTHC; encoded by the coding sequence ATGGCCCCTTTCTCTTACAATCACACCCATCCCCAGGATATGTGGTATGTCCTGACTGGAATCCCAGGACTGGAAGATTCTCATACCTGGATCTCCATCCCTATCTGTTCTATGTACATTTTGGCTGTCATAGGCAACATCTTCTTGATCTTCCTGATTGTAACTGAGCGCCGTCTCCATGAGCCTATGTATGTCTTCCTTTCCATGCTGGCCTTATCAGATATCCTGCTCTCCACAGCCACAGCCCCCAAGATGCTGGCCATCTTCTGGTTCCATTCCATGGATATATCCTTTGGTAGTTGTGTATCTCAGATGTTCTTCATCCATTTCCTCTTTGTGGCAGAATCTGCTATTCTCCTGGCCATGGCAtttgaccgctatgtggccatctgtcaccCACTGAGATATACCATAATCTTAACCTCCTCAGCCACTGGGAAAATTGGCATCGCAGCTGTTGTCAGGAGCTTTATCATCTGCTTTCCATTCATCTTCCTGGTACACCGACTTACATATTGTGGGAGAAACATCATTCCCCATTCTTACTGTGAGCACATGGGCATTGCCAGATTGGCATGTGACAATATCAGTGTCAACATCATTTATGGCCTGACTGTGGCCCTACTGTCTACGGGACTAGACATTGTGTTCATCATTATGTCCTACGCGATGATCCTTTGCACAGTGTTTCAGATACCTTCCTGGTCTGCTAGATTCAAGGCCCTCAACACATGTGGTTCCCACATCTGTGTCATACTTATGTTCTATGCCCcagcattcttttcctttttttcccatcgTTTTGGGGGTAAAACCATCCCTCAGCATATCCACATCCTGGTAGCCAACCTCTATGTGGTAGTGCCCCCTATGCTAAACCCCATCATTTATGGGGTGAAGACCAAACAGATTCAAGACCGAGTAATTTTGCTTTGCTCCCCCATTAGTACGCAttgttaa
- the LOC122482564 gene encoding olfactory receptor 52A1 encodes MSISNITVFMPSVLTLIGIPGLETVQCWIGIPFCVMYLIAMIGNSLLLIIIRSERSLHEPMYIFVGMLGVTDIALATTIMPKMLGIFWFRVPDIYFDSCLLQMWLIHTFQGIESGILLAMALDRYVAICYPLRHAAIVTHRLVTQIGAVVTLRAAFLVAPCLILIKFRFQFYHTTIISHCYCEHMAIVKMAAENIRVNKIYGLFVAFTVAGFDLTFITLSYAQIFSTVFRLPQKEARLKAFNTCIAHMCVFLQFYLLAFFSFFTHRFGAHVPPYIHILFSSLYLLVPPFLNPLVYGAKTKQIRIHVVKLFSS; translated from the coding sequence ATGTCCATTTCCAACATCACAGTCTTCATGCCTTCTGTGTTGACGCTGATAGGGATCCCAGGCCTAGAGACTGTGCAGTGCTGGATTGGGATTCCATTCTGTGTCATGTATCTCATTGCTATGATTGGAAACTCCTTGCTTCTGATCATCATCAGGTCAGAGCGCAGCCTCCATGAGCCCATGTACATTTTCGTAGGCATGCTGGGAGTCACAGATATTGCGCTTGCTACCACCATTATGCCCAAGATGCTTGGAATTTTCTGGTTTCGTGTGCCAGACATTTATTTTGATTCCTGTTTGCTTCAAATGTGGCTCATCCACACATTTCAGGGCATAGAGTCAGGCATCCTGTTGGCCATGGCTCTGGACCGTTATGTGGCCATCTGTTATCCACTAAGACATGCTGCCATCGTCACGCACCGCCTAGTCACCCAGATAGGGGCAGTGGTAACACTCAGGGCCGCTTTCCTAGTAGCCCCATGCCTAATACTGATAAAGTTCCGGTTTCAGTTTTACCATACAACCATCATCTCCCACTGCTACTGTGAGCATATGGCCATTGTGAAAATGGCTGCAGAAAATATACGGGTCAACAAAATCTATGGCTTGTTTGTGGCATTTACAGTTGCAGGGTTCGACCTCACATTCATTACTTTGTCTTATGCACAGATCTTTTCCACTGTTTTTCGTTTGCCCCAGAAGGAGGCTCGGTTGAAAGCATTCAATACGTGCATCGCTCACATGTGTGTCTTCCTCCAGTTCTACCTCCttgccttcttctccttcttcacaCATAGGTTTGGTGCTCATGTGCCCCCTTATATCCATATCCTCTTTTCTAGCCTCTACTTGCTGGTCCCCCCATTTCTCAATCCACTTGTCTATGGTGCCAAGACCAAGCAGATACGCATTCATGTGGTAAAGTTGTTCTCTTCATAA